One window of Chamaesiphon minutus PCC 6605 genomic DNA carries:
- a CDS encoding ABC transporter ATP-binding protein, which yields MLTNAPLLVVQDVRAGYTPGSDILNGINFVVQPGELVAVIGGNGAGKSTLAKTIFGLLTPHSGTITFKGEQIGGLKSDRIVQKGMCYVPQISNVFKSLTIEENLEMGGFIRSNDLKQLKQKIYTMFPRLAERRKQRAGTLSGGERQMLAMGKALMLDPELLVLDEPSAALSPALVTDVLKQIRAINEIGTAIVLVEQNAKKALAMSDRAYVLDTGIVKHEGSGADLLKDPKVIETYLGVGGH from the coding sequence ATGCTCACCAATGCCCCACTGCTAGTAGTTCAGGATGTCCGCGCTGGTTATACTCCTGGCTCGGATATTCTCAATGGGATTAACTTTGTCGTCCAACCGGGCGAGTTAGTAGCAGTCATCGGCGGGAATGGTGCGGGAAAATCGACGCTAGCAAAGACGATTTTTGGACTGTTGACGCCCCATAGCGGGACGATTACGTTCAAAGGCGAACAAATTGGCGGGTTAAAATCCGATCGCATCGTCCAGAAAGGGATGTGTTATGTGCCCCAAATCTCGAATGTATTTAAGTCGCTGACGATCGAAGAAAATCTAGAGATGGGTGGTTTCATCCGCTCCAACGATCTCAAACAGCTCAAGCAAAAAATCTATACGATGTTTCCCCGCCTCGCCGAGCGACGCAAACAACGCGCGGGGACGCTATCGGGCGGCGAACGTCAAATGCTAGCCATGGGCAAAGCCTTAATGCTCGATCCCGAATTACTCGTGCTCGACGAGCCGTCAGCAGCACTCTCACCCGCTTTAGTTACCGATGTGCTCAAGCAGATTCGGGCAATTAATGAAATCGGGACGGCAATTGTATTGGTGGAGCAAAATGCTAAAAAAGCTTTAGCCATGTCCGATCGAGCTTATGTTTTAGATACTGGCATCGTCAAACATGAAGGTAGCGGTGCTGACTTGCTCAAAGATCCAAAAGTGATTGAGACTTATTTGGGCGTGGGGGGACATTAG
- a CDS encoding DUF924 family protein — protein MSRVDEILDFWFGTPDALNNGEQYGKPRAMWFKSDPLIDREIKDRFEEVYHFAAAGLLDGWQDAPYSCLALIITLDQFPRNIFRGTPTAFATDNLALSIAKHAIETELDRELLPVQRWFMYLPFEHSEQLEDQLESIKLFETLASDPDSQIAIDSARTHYELIKTFGRFPHRNQILGRVSTPAELAFLDRPDTFHG, from the coding sequence ATGAGCAGGGTAGATGAAATTCTGGATTTTTGGTTTGGTACGCCTGATGCTTTAAATAATGGCGAACAGTACGGCAAACCGCGTGCAATGTGGTTTAAATCCGATCCGCTAATCGATCGAGAGATTAAAGATCGATTTGAAGAAGTATATCATTTTGCAGCGGCTGGTTTATTAGATGGTTGGCAAGATGCGCCATATAGTTGCTTGGCTTTAATTATTACCCTCGACCAATTTCCACGCAATATATTTCGCGGTACGCCCACTGCTTTTGCTACCGATAATCTCGCTTTATCTATTGCCAAACATGCGATCGAAACCGAACTCGATCGAGAGTTATTACCCGTGCAAAGATGGTTTATGTATCTACCATTCGAGCATAGCGAACAGCTTGAAGACCAATTAGAATCAATCAAATTATTTGAAACCTTAGCATCAGATCCCGACAGTCAAATCGCGATCGATTCTGCTCGCACTCACTATGAATTAATCAAAACTTTCGGACGATTCCCCCATCGCAACCAAATTTTAGGTAGAGTAAGTACTCCTGCGGAATTAGCATTTCTCGATCGACCCGATACTTTTCACGGTTAA
- a CDS encoding Uma2 family endonuclease — protein sequence MVANSLYWTTADLDAMPDNGGWLRHEIIEGELFVSRAPHIRHQGAASKIHVRLETWSEETDLGRSFETPGVIFTPTDAVIPDVVWASNARLEQGIDTAGHFTVAPELVVEILSSGEQNEQRDKSIKLKLYSRYGVQEYWIVNWQLKTLEIYRRTDAQLQLVATLLAGDTLISPLLPGFSTEIERIFS from the coding sequence ATGGTTGCTAATTCTCTCTACTGGACAACCGCCGATCTCGATGCCATGCCCGACAATGGCGGCTGGTTGCGCCATGAAATTATCGAAGGAGAACTATTTGTGAGTCGCGCTCCCCACATTCGTCATCAAGGTGCAGCCAGTAAGATTCATGTTCGCCTCGAAACTTGGTCGGAAGAAACCGATCTAGGGAGGAGTTTTGAAACTCCTGGCGTGATTTTTACCCCCACAGATGCGGTGATTCCTGATGTAGTGTGGGCGAGTAATGCGCGGTTAGAGCAAGGTATCGATACAGCGGGACACTTTACAGTCGCGCCAGAGTTGGTAGTAGAAATTCTCTCTTCAGGCGAACAAAACGAACAGCGAGATAAAAGTATCAAACTCAAACTATACTCTCGTTATGGCGTGCAAGAATATTGGATCGTCAACTGGCAATTAAAAACTCTAGAAATCTATCGACGTACCGACGCACAACTGCAACTAGTAGCGACACTTTTGGCAGGTGATACGCTCATTTCACCATTATTGCCTGGATTTAGCACAGAGATCGAGCGCATATTTTCTTAA